In Lutra lutra chromosome 5, mLutLut1.2, whole genome shotgun sequence, a single genomic region encodes these proteins:
- the LOC125100697 gene encoding immunity-related GTPase family M protein-like, with the protein MQPSPSRHTPSPTSFTSAGPDHEDWDILSMSDVRDTEKASKEWKLPEIVSAVKETMKTASSASVRIAVTGDSGNGMSSFINALRRIGQEEEDSAPTGVVRTTQKPTLYRFSDMPNVELWDLPGTGAATQSLETYLEEIQFSKYDLFIIIASEQFSMNLVKLAKIIQGQGKRFYVVWTKLDRDLSTRVVSKEQLLQDIQENIQVALQNEGVYEPIIFLVSNFDPFLHGFPELRKSLCREVSDIRYHEPLQNLSDTYGKIINDKAITFWGQIGSESFQDSFGIQNADDLEEFLNACHSFFGLDNESLQEVAQSMGKPMEEYKAIMKCPDLHTVLSGDRLLSWINCNTDTCLYSTLKRIPFVGYVSFCYLRGWNQWRLIDNVARDTNTILKKVLTDAAI; encoded by the coding sequence ATGCAGCCCTCCCCGTCCCGTCACACCCCATCACCTACATCCTTCACCTCTGCTGGGCCAGACCATGAAGATTGGGACATCTTATCTATGTCGGATGTCAGGGACACAGAAAAAGCTTCCAAAGAATGGAAGTTGCCGGAGATAGTCTCTGCGGTCAAGGAGACCATGAAGACAGCATCCAGTGCCTCAGTGAGAATTGCAGTGACTGGGGACTCTGGCAATGGCATGTCCTCCTTCATCAATGCACTGCGGAGAattgggcaggaggaggaggactcaGCTCCCACAGGTGTGGTAAGAACCACCCAGAAACCCACTCTCTACCGTTTCTCCgacatgcccaatgtggagctatGGGACCTGCCTGGCACAGGGGCTGCCACCCAAAGCCTGGAGACCTATCTGGAGGAAATCCAGTTTAGCAAGTATGACCTCTTCATAATCATTGCATCTGAACAGTTCAGCATGAATCTCGTGAAGCTTGCCAAAATCATccagggacagggaaagaggTTCTACGTTGTCTGGACCAAGCTGGACAGAGACCTCAGTACACGTGTAGTCTCAAAGGAACAACTCCTGCAGGATATCCAAGAGAATATCCAGGTAGCTCTCCAGAATGAGGGAGTGTATGAACCCATCATATTTCTGGTCTCCAACTTTGACCCCTTCTTGCATGGCTTCCCAGAGCTTAGGAAGAGCTTGTGCAGAGAAGTGTCTGACATCAGGTACCATGAGCCCCTACAGAACCTGTCTGACACCTATGGGAAGATCATTAATGACAAAGCAATCACTTTTTGGGGGCAAATAGGCTCAGAGTCTTTCCAGGACAGCTTTGGCATCCAGAATGCAGATGATCTTGAGGAGTTTTTGAATGCCTGCCACTCATTCTTTGGTTTGGATAATGAGTCTCTCCAGGAGGTGGCCCAGAGTATGGGAAAACCTATGGAGGAGTACAAGGCCATTATGAAGTGTCCGGATCTACACACTGTCCTCAGCGGGGACAGGTTATTATCATGGATAAATTGTAATACAGACACTTGCTTATATTCGACTCTGAAGAGAATCCCATTTGTAGGTTATGTCAGTTTCTGCTACCTTAGAGGGTGGAATCAATGGCGCCTCATTGACAATGTCGCCAGGGACACCAACACCATCCTGAAGAAAGTTCTGACAGATGCTGCCATCTGA